The Vitis riparia cultivar Riparia Gloire de Montpellier isolate 1030 chromosome 3, EGFV_Vit.rip_1.0, whole genome shotgun sequence genome includes a region encoding these proteins:
- the LOC117911378 gene encoding bifunctional riboflavin biosynthesis protein RIBA 1, chloroplastic-like, whose protein sequence is MASINASCPTAAISRLRACKNFKLFNGLHGVNPSSSNWYTSDLALIRLGSKSSFTIKGDGRTRATLISGEGGLLSYSNGNSVAAITKDQSVGIEIQPDAIAFGTLGADTAPATNGFPIDNDEFDLDRPSEGFSSIPEAIEDIRQGKIVVVVDDEDRENEGDLIMAASLATPEAMAFIVKHGTGIVCVSMKGEDLERLEIPLMVTQKDNDEKLSTAFTVSVDAKHGTTTGVSARDRATTILALASRDSKPEDFNRPGHIFPLKYREGGVLKRAGHTEASVDLAMLAGLDPVAVLCEVVDDDGSMARLPKLRQFAERENLKIISIADLIRYRRKRDKLVDRSAGARIPTMWGPFTAYCYRSILDGIEHIAMVKGEIGDGQDILVRVHSECLTGDIFGSARCDCGNQLALAMQQIEKAGKGVLVYLRGHEGRGIGLGHKLHAYNLQDDGRDTVEANEELGLPVDSREYGIGAQMLRDLGVRTMKLMTNNPAKYIGLKGYGLAVSGRVPLLTPITKENGRYLETKRSKMGHVYGLEFNGHLTNLISGNGKQSINTQPDPVSDS, encoded by the exons ATGGCTTCCATCAACGCTTCTTGCCCAACAGCAGCTATTTCCCGTTTACG GGCATGCAAAAACTTCAAATTGTTTAATGGACTGCACGGTGTGAATCCCTCTTCGTCAAATTGGTATACATCTGATTTGGCTTTGATTCGGTTGGGTAGCAAATCATCGTTCACTATCAAGGGTGATGGTAGAACTAGAGCTACATTGATATCTGGAGAAGGTGGCCTCCTATCATACTCCAATGGCAATAGTGTTGCTGCAATCACCAAGGACCAATCTGTTGGAATTGAGATACAGCCTGATGCAATAGCATTTGGAACGCTTGGAGCAGATACTGCTCCCGCAACTAATGGCTTTCCCATTGATAATGATGAATTTGATCTGGATCGTCCCTCAGAAGGTTTTTCTTCCATTCCAGAGGCCATTGAGGACATTCGTCAAGGAAAG ATAGTGGTGGTTGTGGATGATGAAGATAGAGAAAATGAAGGGGACCTAATAATGGCAGCTTCACTGGCAACACCTGAAGCTATGGCATTTATTGTGAAGCACGGGACTGGAATTGTTTGTGTGAGCATGAAAGGAGAAGATTTGGAGAGGTTGGAAATTCCTTTGATGGTAACCCAAAAGGATAATGATGAGAAACTTTCTACTGCATTCACAGTGTCAGTG GATGCAAAGCATGGTACAACCACTGGGGTTTCAGCTCGTGATAGGGCAACAACAATATTGGCTCTTGCATCCAGAGATTCAAAGCCTGAAGATTTCAATCGCCCAGGGCATATTTTTCCGTTGAAGTACAGGGAGGGTGGTGTTCTGAAAAGAGCTGGACATACAGAAGCCTCTGTTGACCTTGCTATGCTAGCTGGCTTGGATCCTGTTGCAGTTTTATGTGAGGTTGTGGATGATGATGGTTCCATGGCGAGATTACCAAAGCTTCGCCAATTTGCAGAGAGAGAGAACTTAAAAATCATATCAATTGCTGATTTAATCAG ATATAGGCGGAAGAGAGATAAATTAGTGGATCGTTCTGCTGGGGCAAGGATACCTACAATGTGGGGGCCATTCACAGCATACTGCTATCGGTCCATCTTAGATGGGATAGAACATATTGCTATGGTTAAG GGTGAGATTGGTGATGGGCAAGATATTCTTGTGAGAGTACACTCGGAATGCCTCACAGGAGATATATTTGGGTCTGCTAGATGCGATTGTGGAAATCAGCTGGCACTTGCAATGCAACAGATTGAGAAAGCAGGGAAGGGTGTATTGGTGTACCTCCGTGGGCATGAAGGGAGGGGCATTGGTTTGGGACACAAGCTTCATGCTTATAACCTGCAGGATGATGGACGTGATACTGTGGAAGCCAATGAAGAGCTGGGATTGCCTGTTGATTCAAGAGAATACGGCATTGGTGCCCAG ATGCTAAGAGATCTGGGTGTTCGAACCATGAAGCTTATGACAAACAACCCTGCAAAGTACATTGGGCTCAAGGGCTATGGTTTGGCAGTTTCTGGCAGAGTCCCCCTTCTAACTCCCATTACAAAGGAGAACGGAAGATATTTGGAGACAAAACGCTCTAAAATGGGACATGTCTATGGCTTAGAATTCAATGGCCATCTCACCAATCTTATCAGTGGGAATGGAAAACAGAGCATCAACACCCAACCTGATCCAGTCTCTGACTCGTAA